In Parcubacteria group bacterium, the following are encoded in one genomic region:
- a CDS encoding ORF6N domain-containing protein: MKEIMLVPREVIENKIHILRGKKVMLDKDLAQLYEVMTRDLNKAVKRNIERFPEDFMFQLSNGEFQNLMFQFGTSSWGGTRKLPLAFTEQGVAMLSSVLNSKKAIQVNIQIIRTFYKLREMVVSNKELNKRIDDLERKYDKRFRVIFENIKLMIKEDNPPAGGSKIEIGFREKRR, encoded by the coding sequence ATGAAGGAAATAATGTTGGTGCCTCGGGAGGTAATAGAGAATAAAATTCATATTCTTCGAGGGAAAAAGGTAATGCTGGATAAAGATCTGGCTCAATTATACGAAGTAATGACAAGAGATTTAAATAAGGCCGTGAAAAGAAATATAGAACGCTTTCCGGAAGACTTTATGTTTCAACTCAGTAATGGAGAATTTCAAAACTTGATGTTCCAATTTGGAACATCGAGTTGGGGTGGAACCCGAAAGCTTCCTTTAGCTTTTACCGAGCAAGGAGTGGCAATGCTTTCCAGTGTTTTGAATAGCAAAAAAGCTATTCAGGTTAATATTCAGATTATCAGGACTTTTTATAAACTCAGGGAAATGGTTGTTAGCAACAAGGAATTGAACAAGAGAATTGATGATTTGGAAAGAAAATACGACAAGCGTTTCAGAGTAATTTTCGAAAACATCAAGCTTATGATAAAAGAGGATAATCCGCCAGCTGGCGGATCAAAAATTGAGATTGGGTTTAGGGAGAAGAGAAGGTAA
- the murD gene encoding UDP-N-acetylmuramoyl-L-alanine--D-glutamate ligase, with amino-acid sequence MQSKPAIFKFTSYKFNPLKRRIFFNYEIDFKNADSLNFTEEIILPRIPDLKKIPKELLENIFSDLHLMLGISYYKLYCPPKIVLRKKISKEQADFWDSVYANGLGEFFYRNNINPEIFSGFPFDKKMKRSSFSLARNRKSLVGIGGGKDSIAVGELLKKQKKEITAFVVETQEKSKIVSDVIGEMKVPRLEIKRIVDKKIFEKHPGSYNGHIPISAVIAFLGVLSAIFYDYKNIIVGNEHSSNFGNVEYKGMKINHQWSKSLEFEKLFQKYLENFITPDVNYFSLLRPFFEIRIAQLFSRHKNYFKIFSSCNRNFRIFKEKSDALWCNECPKCVFAFVMLSAFLSKKELIGIFGKNLYDNEKLLPVFEDILGLGKMKPFDCVGTFEESQVAFFLASKKFSQSAINKKLLPKIKVDEELLNKVFRTNLSLTPENFKFLGMKNAAILGYGREGKVTEKYLKKNYPDLKVSILDQKNDPEYLTKLENFDIAVKTPGINKALINIPYTTATNIFFSEVENKIIGVTGSKGKSTTASLIYEILKAGGKKVRLLGNIGNPMLEVLLKPIGKDEIFVLELSSYQLDDIKYSPNIAVVTNLFPEHMNYHGSVEKYYQAKKNIINFQRSNDIFVYNPKDKLLADWAKETKSKKIVFAQKLPLNKFDVPLLGEHNLENIKAAVTVAKVFNISDKTINQAIKNFKPLPHRIEFVGKFKEIKFYDDAISTTPESTIAAIKSLKNIGVIFLGGEDRGYDFSELEKAIRKNKIKNIVLFPDSGKIIFKSEKDLNILKTSSMEKAVKFAFNNIKAGEIVLLSCASPSYSLWKNFEEKGDLFKKYVKILGK; translated from the coding sequence ATGCAATCAAAACCCGCTATATTTAAATTTACATCATATAAATTCAATCCGCTAAAGAGACGGATATTTTTTAATTATGAGATTGATTTTAAAAATGCCGATTCTCTAAATTTTACTGAAGAAATAATTCTTCCTAGAATTCCCGATCTGAAAAAAATTCCCAAAGAACTTTTAGAAAATATCTTTTCTGATTTGCATTTAATGCTCGGGATAAGCTATTACAAGCTTTATTGCCCTCCGAAAATAGTTCTAAGAAAAAAAATATCGAAAGAGCAGGCTGATTTTTGGGACAGCGTATATGCGAATGGGCTCGGAGAATTTTTCTATCGCAATAATATTAATCCTGAAATTTTTTCGGGATTTCCTTTCGATAAAAAAATGAAAAGATCATCGTTTAGCTTGGCGAGAAATAGGAAATCTTTAGTGGGAATTGGAGGAGGAAAGGATTCAATAGCGGTTGGCGAGCTTCTTAAAAAACAAAAAAAAGAGATAACTGCTTTCGTTGTTGAAACTCAAGAAAAATCAAAGATTGTCAGCGACGTTATCGGGGAAATGAAAGTGCCTCGTTTGGAAATAAAAAGAATTGTGGACAAGAAAATATTTGAAAAGCATCCGGGAAGCTATAACGGGCATATTCCGATCTCAGCCGTCATTGCTTTTTTAGGCGTGCTTTCAGCCATTTTTTACGATTACAAAAATATAATTGTTGGAAATGAGCATAGCAGTAATTTTGGAAATGTTGAGTATAAAGGAATGAAGATAAATCATCAATGGAGCAAATCGTTGGAATTTGAAAAACTTTTTCAAAAATATCTCGAAAATTTTATTACTCCCGACGTAAATTATTTTTCACTTCTTCGTCCTTTTTTTGAGATACGGATTGCGCAGCTTTTTTCCAGGCATAAAAATTACTTCAAAATATTCTCCAGCTGCAACCGAAATTTCAGGATTTTCAAAGAAAAGTCGGATGCTCTATGGTGCAATGAATGTCCGAAATGCGTTTTTGCTTTTGTTATGCTTTCAGCATTTTTAAGCAAAAAAGAACTGATAGGGATATTCGGAAAAAATCTTTATGATAATGAAAAACTATTGCCTGTTTTCGAGGATATTTTAGGCCTGGGAAAAATGAAACCGTTTGATTGCGTGGGAACATTTGAAGAATCCCAAGTAGCTTTTTTCTTAGCATCGAAAAAATTCAGCCAGTCGGCAATTAATAAAAAATTATTGCCAAAAATAAAAGTTGATGAAGAATTGCTAAATAAAGTTTTTAGAACAAACCTTTCTTTAACTCCGGAGAATTTCAAATTTCTAGGAATGAAAAATGCGGCGATTTTGGGGTATGGGAGAGAAGGAAAGGTAACGGAAAAATATTTAAAGAAAAATTATCCGGATCTCAAAGTTTCCATATTGGACCAAAAAAACGATCCAGAATATCTCACCAAACTGGAAAATTTTGATATAGCCGTGAAAACTCCGGGAATCAATAAAGCATTGATAAATATTCCATATACTACCGCTACCAATATTTTCTTTTCGGAAGTTGAGAATAAAATAATCGGAGTTACGGGAAGTAAAGGAAAAAGCACGACCGCGTCTTTAATATATGAAATATTGAAAGCCGGAGGAAAAAAAGTTCGGCTACTGGGGAATATCGGGAATCCAATGCTTGAAGTTTTGCTAAAGCCAATCGGCAAAGATGAAATTTTTGTTTTGGAACTTTCCAGTTATCAATTGGATGATATCAAATATTCTCCCAATATTGCTGTGGTTACCAATCTTTTCCCGGAACATATGAATTATCATGGAAGCGTGGAAAAATATTATCAGGCCAAGAAGAATATAATTAATTTTCAAAGAAGTAATGACATTTTTGTTTATAATCCAAAAGACAAGCTATTGGCTGATTGGGCAAAGGAGACAAAATCAAAAAAGATTGTTTTTGCGCAAAAATTGCCTTTGAACAAATTTGATGTTCCGCTTCTCGGAGAACATAACCTGGAAAATATAAAAGCGGCGGTAACAGTTGCGAAAGTTTTTAATATTTCCGATAAAACTATCAACCAGGCTATAAAAAATTTCAAACCCTTGCCGCACAGAATAGAATTTGTCGGTAAATTTAAGGAAATAAAATTCTATGATGATGCCATTTCTACTACTCCCGAGTCAACGATAGCGGCTATCAAATCTTTGAAAAATATCGGAGTGATTTTTCTGGGCGGGGAAGACAGAGGATATGATTTTTCGGAGTTGGAAAAGGCAATCAGAAAAAATAAGATAAAAAACATTGTTCTTTTTCCGGACAGCGGAAAAATAATTTTCAAGTCGGAAAAAGATTTGAATATTCTCAAGACTTCCAGTATGGAAAAAGCAGTCAAGTTTGCTTTCAATAATATCAAAGCGGGTGAAATAGTTTTACTTTCTTGTGCTTCACCCAGCTACAGCCTTTGGAAAAACTTTGAAGAAAAGGGAGACTTGTTCAAAAAATACGTGAAAATTTTGGGGAAATAA
- a CDS encoding D-aminoacylase: MYDIIIKNGTIIDGTGAKMFAGDIGIKEKKIKEIGNLQNEKAEILIDARGRYVSPGFIDVNNHSDTYWRMFLDPNLQSLLHQGITTIVGGNCGSSLAPLANKNIIQTIQKWANINLVNLNWLSMKEFMEELEERKISLNFASLTGHATLRRGILGDKVESLSERGLKTMKKMLERSLKDGSLGFSTGLIYTHAKLASKNEIVEMAKIVKKYDGVYATHIRGESEELLQAVTEAIDIARESGVNLQISHLKAMGEKSWPLFEKALKLIEAANKEGINVNFDVYPYTVTGSVLYVLLPDWIAEGGKRIMIHRLKDPVIKEKLLKEMKDSEYDYSKVVVSISPLDKTLSRKRIVDIANAQGRSVEETIVDILIASEGRVITMMEVLSENNIVRAIKNPLSIISTNGSGYDINHRNSGELVHPRNFGSFPRILAKYVKKENILSWEEAIYKMSGKPAGKFNIKKRGILKEGNFADVIVINPETIEDLATPENPYQYSKGIERVIINGEIVMENGAYKNIKAGEVIKRKSGIF, from the coding sequence ATGTACGACATTATCATAAAAAACGGAACCATAATCGACGGAACGGGAGCAAAAATGTTTGCTGGCGATATTGGAATAAAAGAAAAAAAAATTAAGGAAATCGGAAATCTTCAAAATGAAAAAGCAGAAATATTAATCGATGCTAGGGGGCGATATGTTTCTCCTGGCTTTATTGATGTTAACAATCACTCCGATACCTATTGGAGAATGTTTCTTGATCCCAATCTTCAAAGTTTGCTGCATCAGGGAATCACGACAATAGTAGGCGGTAATTGCGGTTCATCTTTGGCTCCGCTTGCCAACAAAAATATTATTCAGACTATTCAAAAATGGGCAAACATAAATCTAGTTAATCTAAATTGGCTTTCGATGAAAGAATTTATGGAAGAGTTGGAAGAAAGAAAAATATCTTTGAATTTTGCATCGCTTACGGGACACGCAACGCTGCGAAGAGGGATACTGGGGGACAAAGTCGAAAGTCTTTCAGAAAGAGGGCTAAAGACAATGAAGAAAATGCTAGAGAGATCTTTGAAAGATGGATCTCTTGGATTCTCGACAGGCTTGATATATACTCATGCCAAACTGGCTTCAAAAAATGAAATTGTCGAAATGGCCAAGATTGTCAAAAAATATGACGGAGTATATGCCACTCACATTAGAGGAGAATCGGAGGAACTGCTTCAGGCTGTGACTGAGGCGATTGATATTGCCAGAGAATCAGGAGTAAATCTTCAGATTTCTCATCTTAAAGCAATGGGAGAAAAAAGCTGGCCTCTTTTTGAAAAAGCTCTAAAACTTATTGAAGCGGCAAATAAGGAAGGGATAAATGTGAATTTTGATGTCTACCCCTACACTGTTACTGGTTCGGTTTTGTATGTTTTGCTTCCTGATTGGATTGCGGAAGGAGGGAAAAGGATAATGATTCACAGGCTCAAAGATCCGGTTATCAAAGAAAAACTCTTGAAAGAAATGAAAGACAGCGAATATGATTATTCAAAAGTAGTAGTTTCAATTTCTCCCCTCGATAAAACTTTAAGCCGAAAAAGAATCGTTGACATTGCTAATGCTCAAGGAAGATCAGTAGAAGAAACAATAGTCGATATTCTTATTGCCAGCGAAGGCAGAGTAATTACTATGATGGAAGTTTTAAGCGAGAATAATATAGTTAGAGCAATCAAAAATCCTTTGTCGATTATTTCCACCAATGGATCGGGATATGATATCAATCACAGAAATAGCGGAGAGCTAGTTCATCCCAGAAATTTCGGATCTTTTCCAAGGATATTGGCCAAGTATGTAAAAAAGGAAAATATATTGAGCTGGGAAGAGGCAATTTACAAGATGAGCGGAAAGCCGGCAGGAAAATTCAATATCAAGAAAAGAGGGATTCTCAAAGAAGGAAATTTTGCCGATGTGATAGTTATCAACCCTGAAACAATCGAAGATTTAGCCACTCCGGAAAATCCCTACCAGTATTCAAAGGGGATAGAGCGTGTAATTATAAACGGAGAAATTGTGATGGAAAACGGGGCGTATAAAAATATCAAAGCAGGAGAGGTGATAAAAAGAAAATCAGGAATATTTTAG
- a CDS encoding GIY-YIG nuclease family protein, whose translation MYTTYVIKNNKNKKYTGSTENLEDRLRMHNDINPEKAKFHRTTYNNGPWKILFQKDFNSRKEALEFERFLKTGKGREWLERARLGG comes from the coding sequence ATGTATACAACTTACGTTATTAAAAATAATAAAAATAAAAAATATACAGGAAGCACAGAAAACTTAGAAGATAGACTGAGAATGCACAACGATATAAATCCTGAAAAAGCTAAATTTCATAGAACTACTTACAATAATGGCCCTTGGAAAATTTTATTTCAGAAAGATTTTAATTCCAGAAAAGAAGCTTTGGAATTTGAGCGATTTCTTAAAACGGGAAAAGGAAGAGAATGGTTAGAGCGCGCCCGCCTAGGCGGGTAA